A region of Vigna radiata var. radiata cultivar VC1973A chromosome 10, Vradiata_ver6, whole genome shotgun sequence DNA encodes the following proteins:
- the LOC106775805 gene encoding importin subunit beta-1, with amino-acid sequence MAMEVTQVLLNAQSIDGNVRKHAEDTLRQFQEQNLPGFLVSLSGELASEDKPVDSRKLAGLILKNALDAKDESRKQELVQRWLSLDPVAKAQVKSCLLQTLSSLALEARSTATQVIAKVAGIELPQKQWPELIGSLLSNIHQVPTHVKQATLETLGYLCEEVSPQVVDQEQVNKILTAVVQGMNASEGNNDVRLAATIALYNALGFAQANFTNDMERDYIMRVVCETTMSPEVKIRQAAFECLVSIAAMYYEKLAPYIQDIYNITAKAVRGDEEPVALQAIEFWSTICDEETDILEEYIGDSNGDSEIPCFYFIKQALPALIPLLLETLLKQEEDQDLDEGAWNIAMAGGTCLGLVARTVGDDIVPLVMPFIEENITKPDWRQREAASYAFGSILEGPSPDKLAPLVNHALPFMLSALVKDPNNHVKDTTAWTLGRMFEFLHSSIVGTPIINEGNCQQIITVLLQSMKDVPNVAEKACGALYFLAQGYEDVGPTSPITPFFQDIVQSLLTVTRREDATESRLRTSAYETLNEVVRCSTDETAPLVLQLVSVIMMELHKCLEAQNLSSDEREKRSELIGLLCGCMQVIIQKLGSSEGTKYVFLQCSDQIMGLFFRVFSFRNATAHEEAMLAIGALAYAIGPDFAKYMPEFYKFLDMDLQNFEEYQVCAVTVGVVGDICRALEDKILPYCDGIMTQLLKNLSSDNLHRSVKPPLFSCIGDIALAIGDNFNKYLMYAMNTLQLAAEMYAHTSGFDDEMTEYINSLRNGILEAYSGIFQGFKNSSKSQLLIPYAPHILQFLDSIYMEKDMDEVVMKTAIGVLGDLADTLGSNAGSLIQQSLSSRDFLNECLTSEDHLIKESAEWAKLAITRAISV; translated from the exons ATGGCAATGGAAGTTACTCAAGTACTTTTGAATGCTCAATCAATTGATGGGAATGTCCGGAAGCATGCCGAGGACACTCTGCGACAATTTCAGGAGCAAAACCTTCCTGGATTCTTGGTCTCTCTGTCTGGAGAATTAGCAAGTGAAGATAAACCGGTTGATAGCCGAAAGTTGGCAGGTTTAATACTGAAAAATGCTTTGGATGCCAAGGATGAAAGCAGAAAGCAGGAATTGGTTCAAAGATGGTTGTCTCTGGACCCTGTGGCGAAAGCTCAAGTTAAGTCATGCTTGCTGCAAACACTCTCTTCTCTTGCCCTTGAAGCTCGATCTACAGCAACTCAAGTAATTGCTAAAGTTGCTGGAATTGAGCTTCCTCAGAAACAGTGGCCTGAGCTGATCGGGTCACTTCTATCAAATATTCATCAAGTACCTACTCATGTAAAGCAGGCAACTTTGGAGACTCTAGGGTATTTGTGTGAGGAAGTATCTCCTCAGGTTGTTGATCAGGAACaagtaaataaaatacttaCTGCTGTAGTTCAAGGTATGAATGCATCTGAAGGGAATAATGATGTTAGGCTTGCTGCCACAATTGCGTTATACAATGCTCTTGGGTTTGCTCAGGCTAATTTTACCAATGATATGGAGCGTGATTATATAATGAGAGTTGTTTGTGAAACAACTATGTCCCCAGAAGTGAAAATACGTCAAGCAGCCTTTGAATGTTTGGTCTCTATTGCTGCCATGTATTATGAGAAACTAGCTCCTTACATCCAGGATATATATAACATCACGGCAAAGGCTGTTAGGGGTGATGAGGAGCCTGTTGCTCTTCAAGCCATAGAATTTTGGAGTACAATTTGTGATGAGGAGACTGATATCTTGGAAGAATATATAGGTGATTCCAATGGAGACTCTGAAAtaccttgtttttattttataaaacaagcCCTTCCTGCACTTATCCCTCTGCTGCTGGAAACATTACTCAAACAAGAAGAAGATCAGGATCTGGACGAAGGTGCATGGAATATTGCAATGGCAGGTGGTACATGCCTTGGTTTAGTTGCTCGTACTGTTGGGGATGATATTGTGCCACTGGTAATGCCCTTCATTGAGGAGAATATAACCAAACCAGATTGGAGACAAAGGGAGGCAGCCTCTTACGCTTTTGGATCTATCTTGGAGGGGCCTTCCCCTGACAAATTAGCTCCTCTTGTTAACCATGCATTACCATTTATGCTCAGTGCTTTAGTGAAGGACCCAAACAACCATGTGAAAGACACCACTGCTTGGACATTGGGACGAATGTTTGAATTTCTTCACAGTTCAATTGTTGGTACACCAATTATTAATGAGGGAAATTGCCAACAGATTATTACTGTTCTCCTTCAGAGCATGAAGGACGTTCCCAATGTTGCTGAGAAGGCCTGTGGTGCTTTGTATTTTCTTGCCCAGGGTTATGAGGATGTGGGACCAACATCTCCTATAACTCCCTTTTTTCAGGATATTGTTCAATCCCTTCTGACTGTTACTCGCAGAGAGGATGCTACAGAATCGCGGTTGAGAACTTCAGCGTATGAAACACTGAATGAAGTGGTTAGGTGTTCCACAGATGAAACAGCTCCTTTGGTGTTACAACTAGTTTCTGTCATCATGATGGAGCTGCACAAATGTCTTGAAGCACAAAATCTTTCTTCTGATGAACGGGAAAAGCGTAGTGAATTGATAGGCCTTCTCTGTGGGTGCATGCAAGTAATTATTCAGAAGCTAGGGTCTTCAGAAGGTACCAAATATGTCTTCTTGCAGTGTTCTGATCAGATAATGGGACTATTTTTCAGGgtcttttcttttagaaatgcCACTGCGCACGAGGAAGCAATGCTAGCCATTGGAGCCCTTGCCTATGCGATAGGCCCTGATTTTGCGAAATACATGCCAGAATTTTACAAGTTTCTTGACATGGACCTTCAGAACTTTGAGGAGTACCAAGTTTGCGCTGTCACTGTTGGTGTGGTAGGGGACATATGCAGAGCATTGGAGGATAAAATACTGCCTTATTGTGATGGGATTATGACACAACTTCTCAAAAATTTGTCGAGTGATAATTTACACCGTTCTGTGAAGCCCCCCCTGTTTTCATGCATTGGTGATATAGCACTTGCAATAGGagataactttaataaatacttaatgTATGCAATGAACACATTACAACTCGCTGCAGAGATGTATGCCCACACATCaggttttgatgatgaaatgaCAGAATACATTAATTCTTTGAGAAATGGGATATTAGAGGCATATTCTGGGATATTTCAAGGGtttaaaaattcatcaaaatccCAGCTTTTGATTCCTTATGCGCCTCACATCCTCCAGTTTTTGGATAGCATATACATGGAAAAAGACAT GGACGAAGTAGTTATGAAAACAGCAATTGGGGTCCTTGGAGATCTAGCTGATACCCTGGGAAGCAATGCTGGTTCTTTAATACAGCAGTCTTTGTCAAGCAGAGACTTTTTGAATGAATGTTTGACCTCAGAAGATCATTTGATTAAGGAATCTGCTGAGTGGGCCAAGTTGGCTATCACTCGAGCTATATCTGTTTGA